A DNA window from Desulforamulus hydrothermalis Lam5 = DSM 18033 contains the following coding sequences:
- a CDS encoding glycosyltransferase, with amino-acid sequence MVFSWEYPPLNVGGLAQHVYDLTVTMAKQGDAVHVITRGQPGMPEYEEVKGVHVYRVQPFRVSSTDFVTWVMQLNMAMLERALPLTGKLNAVEIIHAHDWLVAYAARVCKHAYKIPLIATIHATEWGRHNGLHNDVQRHISDIEWWLTYESWRVICCSYYMQEQLKHIFQLPDDKLRIIPNGVNPANFRWDEPPGPRVKREHYASPEEKIVYYVGRLVPEKGVQVLLEAIPKVLQYCPRTKFIIAGTGSFEGELKYRAACLGLNNRVYFTGYVDDITRNCLYHYADVAVIPSLYEPFGIVVLEAMAARTPVVVSDTGGLSEIIEHGVNGLKAYTGNANSLADCILHCLLDPAAAGQLQERAYRDVIEKYNWDTIARQTKKVYREVIEANRQAW; translated from the coding sequence ATGGTATTTTCCTGGGAGTATCCACCGCTTAATGTGGGCGGATTGGCACAGCATGTTTATGATCTTACCGTTACCATGGCCAAACAGGGCGATGCCGTTCATGTTATTACCCGCGGCCAGCCAGGCATGCCGGAATACGAAGAAGTTAAAGGCGTCCATGTCTACCGGGTGCAACCCTTCCGGGTTTCCTCCACCGATTTTGTTACCTGGGTCATGCAGTTAAACATGGCCATGCTTGAGCGAGCTTTACCGCTAACCGGAAAACTGAATGCGGTGGAGATTATTCATGCCCATGACTGGCTGGTGGCCTATGCGGCCAGGGTATGCAAGCATGCTTATAAAATTCCCCTGATTGCTACCATCCACGCCACTGAGTGGGGGCGGCATAACGGCTTGCATAACGATGTACAGCGACATATCAGCGATATTGAGTGGTGGCTTACCTATGAATCCTGGCGGGTGATCTGCTGCAGTTATTATATGCAGGAACAGCTGAAACACATCTTCCAGCTGCCGGATGATAAATTGAGGATCATACCCAACGGTGTTAACCCGGCAAACTTTCGGTGGGATGAGCCGCCCGGTCCAAGGGTGAAAAGAGAACACTATGCTTCCCCCGAGGAAAAAATAGTTTATTATGTGGGCAGGTTGGTACCGGAAAAAGGTGTGCAGGTATTGCTGGAGGCCATTCCCAAAGTGCTGCAGTACTGTCCCCGGACCAAATTTATCATAGCCGGTACGGGGTCCTTTGAAGGAGAACTTAAATATCGAGCTGCCTGCCTGGGATTGAACAACCGGGTTTATTTCACCGGTTATGTGGATGATATTACCCGCAACTGTTTATATCATTATGCCGATGTAGCTGTCATACCCAGTTTATATGAACCCTTTGGCATTGTGGTCCTGGAAGCCATGGCTGCCCGTACCCCGGTGGTGGTATCAGACACCGGTGGGTTAAGTGAAATAATTGAACACGGCGTTAACGGCCTTAAGGCCTATACCGGTAATGCCAACTCCCTGGCTGACTGCATCCTGCACTGCCTGCTGGATCCGGCGGCCGCCGGGCAATTGCAGGAACGGGCTTACCGTGATGTGATTGAAAAATATAACTGGGATACCATTGCCCGGCAAACCAAAAAAGTTTATCGGGAAGTTATTGAAGCAAACCGGCAGGCCTGGTAA
- a CDS encoding mannose-1-phosphate guanyltransferase has translation MKAIIMAGGEGTRLRPLTCGRPKPMMPVVNRPMMEHIVALLKKHGIQEIGVTLQYLPEAIRGYFGHGGDFGVHMRYYVEEVPLGTAGSVKNAQEFLDETFVVISGDALTDLDLTQALEFHRQKGAIATLVLTPVAIPLEYGVVITDRDGRITQFLEKPGWGEVFSDTVNTGIYILEPEVLNFFAAGQKFDFSKDLFPLLLKNKQPLFGVSLTGYWCDIGNLQQYVQAHHDCLTGKVAVSIPGTQVAPGIWVGQNSDIHPAATLNGPLLIGDNCRVGAGAVIDAYTALGSGCIVQEQATVKRSVLWDNIFLGARSAVRGAVIGSQVKINANASVYEGSVVGSRSVIKERALVKPDVKLWPGKVVESGATVAGSLVWGTGQPSHLFGVAGVSGLANIDITPEFAGRLGAALGSTLAVGRRVGVSGDGRAASHMIKQALLCGLQSAGIQVIDFGAGIMPMHRYAVKNYGCQGGIHVQINARQPDKINLIFTDAKGGNISRSQERKIENTLAREDFRRVEAKNLLPVMTVQDTADTYLNNLLSNINEAILRQAGFHLVLQYDRSHLEPYVTRALTALGITFDVYEAAADSRPDSSRLQRQLAAAVTGKGGTAGAMLEPGGDQLILVDGGGRVISEEMLTALISLIILKEQAGPVIVPVTAPGAIDELASRYQGMVVRTKTSQQDFLDKLINYHLQSGGAVWHHFMNFDALLALLKILEFCARENVTLAQLVEEIPGFFINKKEVAVPWEAKGRVIRRLIEEPGGRLELLDGVKVYHPQGWALVLPDPEEPVCRIFSEGATMEIAEELTAFYSDKIRQITAN, from the coding sequence TTGAAAGCCATTATCATGGCCGGCGGCGAAGGAACCCGGCTGCGTCCGTTAACCTGCGGCCGCCCCAAACCAATGATGCCGGTGGTTAATCGGCCCATGATGGAGCATATTGTTGCCTTGTTAAAAAAGCATGGGATTCAGGAGATTGGTGTCACACTGCAATACCTGCCGGAGGCTATCCGGGGTTACTTTGGCCATGGCGGAGATTTTGGCGTGCATATGCGTTACTACGTGGAAGAAGTCCCTCTGGGTACGGCCGGCAGTGTAAAAAATGCCCAAGAATTTTTGGATGAAACCTTTGTGGTAATCAGCGGGGACGCTTTAACCGATCTGGATTTAACCCAAGCCCTGGAGTTTCACCGGCAAAAGGGTGCGATTGCTACCCTGGTTTTAACGCCGGTGGCCATACCCCTGGAATATGGGGTGGTAATTACTGACCGGGACGGCAGGATTACGCAATTTTTAGAAAAGCCCGGCTGGGGCGAAGTGTTCAGCGATACTGTCAATACCGGCATTTACATACTGGAGCCGGAGGTCTTGAATTTTTTCGCAGCTGGTCAAAAGTTTGATTTCAGCAAAGATTTATTCCCCCTTCTCTTAAAAAACAAGCAACCGTTATTTGGCGTGTCACTCACCGGCTACTGGTGCGATATCGGCAATTTGCAGCAGTATGTGCAGGCCCATCACGATTGCTTAACCGGCAAGGTTGCCGTATCTATACCCGGCACACAAGTTGCCCCGGGTATCTGGGTGGGACAGAACAGCGATATCCACCCTGCCGCCACCCTCAACGGGCCGCTGTTAATCGGCGACAACTGCCGGGTGGGCGCCGGCGCAGTAATTGACGCCTATACAGCGTTGGGCAGCGGCTGTATTGTACAGGAACAGGCTACCGTAAAACGCAGCGTTTTATGGGACAATATCTTTCTGGGAGCCAGGTCAGCGGTTCGCGGAGCGGTCATTGGCAGCCAGGTAAAAATAAATGCCAATGCTTCTGTGTATGAAGGCTCGGTGGTGGGCAGCCGGTCAGTAATTAAGGAAAGGGCGCTGGTCAAGCCCGATGTCAAACTGTGGCCGGGCAAAGTGGTGGAAAGCGGTGCTACGGTGGCCGGCAGCCTGGTCTGGGGAACCGGCCAACCCAGTCATTTGTTTGGCGTGGCCGGGGTTAGCGGCCTGGCCAATATTGATATTACGCCGGAGTTTGCCGGCCGCTTGGGAGCCGCCTTGGGCAGCACACTGGCTGTCGGCCGGCGGGTTGGGGTTTCCGGTGACGGCCGGGCAGCCAGCCACATGATTAAACAAGCCCTGCTGTGCGGCCTGCAGTCTGCCGGTATACAGGTAATTGATTTTGGCGCAGGTATTATGCCGATGCACCGGTATGCAGTAAAAAATTACGGCTGCCAGGGCGGTATTCATGTACAAATTAATGCACGGCAGCCTGATAAAATAAACTTGATTTTTACCGATGCAAAGGGCGGCAACATTTCCCGCAGTCAAGAGCGCAAGATTGAAAACACGCTGGCCCGGGAAGATTTCCGGCGGGTAGAAGCTAAAAACCTGCTGCCGGTTATGACGGTGCAGGATACGGCAGATACCTATCTTAACAATTTGCTTAGCAACATTAACGAGGCAATTTTAAGGCAGGCCGGCTTTCATTTAGTATTGCAGTATGACCGCAGCCACCTGGAACCTTATGTAACCAGAGCCCTGACTGCTTTAGGCATCACGTTCGATGTGTACGAAGCGGCAGCCGACAGCCGGCCTGACAGCAGCCGGTTGCAGCGGCAGTTGGCAGCCGCCGTAACCGGCAAGGGCGGCACAGCCGGGGCCATGCTTGAACCAGGCGGGGATCAACTGATTCTGGTGGACGGCGGGGGCAGGGTAATCAGTGAAGAAATGCTGACTGCGTTGATTTCTTTAATTATACTTAAAGAACAGGCCGGGCCGGTAATTGTGCCGGTAACAGCACCCGGTGCCATTGATGAACTGGCCAGCCGTTATCAGGGCATGGTAGTGCGTACCAAAACCTCTCAACAGGATTTTCTTGACAAGCTTATCAACTATCATCTCCAGAGCGGCGGCGCGGTGTGGCATCATTTTATGAATTTTGATGCCTTGCTGGCCCTGCTCAAAATATTGGAGTTTTGCGCCCGGGAGAACGTCACCCTGGCCCAGCTGGTGGAAGAAATACCCGGCTTCTTTATAAATAAAAAAGAAGTGGCGGTACCCTGGGAAGCCAAAGGGAGAGTTATTCGACGGCTGATTGAAGAACCGGGCGGCCGGCTGGAATTACTGGACGGGGTAAAGGTTTATCACCCGCAGGGCTGGGCCCTGGTGTTACCGGACCCGGAGGAACCTGTTTGCCGCATCTTCAGCGAGGGTGCCACCATGGAAATCGCGGAGGAGTTGACTGCCTTTTACAGCGATAAAATAAGGCAAATTACCGCCAATTAA
- a CDS encoding alanyl-tRNA editing protein, which yields MSKLYQMDPYLLQYRSEITGHVEQSGRVGVLIKDNIFYPAGGGQPADRGTLVCARRSYEVVDVEQTPAGIVHWLAGTDAPAVGAGIFMRVDAERRLDHMQQHHGQHIISAVFEQQYGWATTGFHLGEQTGTIDLAVSELSDQVLQQVEAEANQIVMENLPVQVKTYRRSELSPDLLQKVPPGEQEVRLVIIPGLDENPCCGTHPRYTGETGPIKLLKTEKVRGQVRLHFVCGGRTVHWMWQTYIWQRRLEQAIGAAGQEAVSRLAKRESELKKLQKERKELLQFKYHCLAEAQVPQALQVSGALVLLQHWPEADMDMLRGLAAAWCGKPGRVAVLAGGHGPYDLLLARGAGVAWPVNRLAEVLWPLCQGKGGGNAEVAQGKAQILPLPEMQQIIADFNRQFS from the coding sequence TTGTCAAAGCTTTATCAAATGGATCCTTACCTGCTGCAATACAGGTCTGAAATTACAGGACACGTGGAGCAAAGCGGCAGGGTGGGGGTGCTGATTAAAGACAATATTTTTTATCCGGCAGGCGGTGGGCAGCCTGCCGACCGGGGAACGCTGGTCTGTGCCAGGCGTTCCTACGAAGTGGTTGATGTGGAACAAACCCCTGCCGGCATTGTACACTGGTTGGCCGGGACTGATGCGCCTGCGGTGGGAGCCGGCATATTTATGAGGGTGGATGCAGAACGGCGGCTGGATCACATGCAGCAGCACCACGGGCAGCATATTATCTCGGCGGTATTTGAACAGCAATATGGTTGGGCAACCACCGGTTTCCATCTGGGAGAGCAGACCGGTACCATTGATTTGGCGGTAAGTGAACTGAGCGATCAGGTTTTGCAGCAAGTGGAAGCGGAAGCCAATCAAATTGTGATGGAAAACCTGCCGGTACAGGTAAAAACTTACCGGCGGTCTGAGTTAAGCCCGGACCTGCTGCAAAAGGTGCCGCCCGGGGAACAAGAGGTGCGGCTGGTGATCATACCCGGCTTGGACGAAAACCCCTGCTGCGGCACCCACCCCAGGTATACCGGCGAAACAGGGCCCATTAAATTGTTAAAAACCGAAAAAGTCAGAGGGCAGGTAAGGCTGCACTTCGTTTGCGGCGGCAGAACCGTCCACTGGATGTGGCAGACATATATTTGGCAGCGCCGGTTAGAACAAGCCATTGGCGCTGCCGGTCAAGAAGCTGTCAGCCGTCTGGCCAAGCGGGAGTCAGAGCTGAAAAAACTGCAAAAAGAACGAAAAGAGCTGTTGCAGTTTAAATATCACTGCCTGGCTGAAGCACAGGTACCGCAAGCCCTGCAGGTGAGCGGTGCGCTGGTGCTGCTGCAGCACTGGCCGGAGGCTGACATGGACATGCTGCGGGGGCTGGCCGCCGCCTGGTGCGGCAAACCGGGCCGGGTGGCCGTTTTGGCCGGCGGCCACGGGCCTTACGACCTCTTGCTGGCCAGGGGAGCCGGCGTGGCCTGGCCGGTCAACCGTTTAGCCGAGGTCTTGTGGCCCCTGTGTCAGGGCAAAGGAGGGGGCAACGCCGAGGTTGCCCAAGGAAAAGCGCAAATCCTGCCCCTGCCTGAAATGCAGCAAATAATTGCTGATTTTAACCGGCAATTCAGCTAA
- the trmL gene encoding tRNA (uridine(34)/cytosine(34)/5-carboxymethylaminomethyluridine(34)-2'-O)-methyltransferase TrmL, producing the protein MHIVLVEPEIPANTGNIARTCAVTGTGLHLVEPLGFSTDDRYLKRAGLDYWHLLDLHYHKSFAELRAKYPAGRFWYFTTKGGRPYHQVQFAPDDFLVFGKETAGLPRHLLEENPQACLRIPMLNEVRSLNLSNSVAIALYEALRQLNFPNLK; encoded by the coding sequence ATGCATATCGTTTTAGTTGAACCGGAAATACCGGCCAACACCGGCAATATTGCACGCACCTGTGCGGTAACCGGTACCGGCCTGCACCTGGTGGAACCCCTGGGCTTCTCCACCGATGACCGCTACCTGAAAAGGGCCGGGTTGGATTACTGGCACCTGTTGGACTTGCACTATCATAAAAGTTTTGCGGAACTGCGGGCAAAGTATCCGGCCGGACGTTTCTGGTATTTTACCACCAAAGGCGGCCGCCCCTACCACCAGGTACAGTTTGCCCCGGATGATTTTCTGGTTTTTGGCAAAGAAACAGCCGGCCTGCCCAGGCACCTGTTAGAAGAAAACCCGCAGGCCTGTTTAAGAATTCCCATGCTGAACGAGGTTCGCTCCCTCAACCTGTCTAACTCAGTGGCCATTGCTCTTTATGAGGCCCTACGCCAGCTCAACTTTCCCAATCTGAAATAA
- the nth gene encoding endonuclease III: protein MRNKSEQPVCPSPDRLQQILQRLAAAYPSATTELQFTTPFELLVAVILSAQTTDAQVNKITRQLFKKFATPQEFARLTPEELAAYIKGCGLYRNKSKAIVAASRIIAEQYQGQVPARRDELEKLPGVGRKTANVVLGVAFGQHTLPVDTHVHRVARRLGLASGKTPELTEQELCAVIPPPLWQPTHHRIIQHGRKVCLARRPRCCRCFLSDLCPENSQRGESSCISF from the coding sequence ATGCGTAACAAATCTGAGCAGCCGGTCTGTCCTTCGCCGGACCGGCTGCAGCAAATTTTGCAGCGCCTGGCGGCAGCTTATCCCAGCGCCACCACCGAATTGCAGTTCACCACACCTTTTGAATTGCTGGTGGCGGTTATCCTGTCAGCCCAGACCACAGATGCCCAGGTTAATAAAATCACCCGCCAACTGTTTAAAAAATTTGCTACCCCACAGGAATTTGCCCGGTTAACACCGGAAGAACTGGCTGCTTATATTAAAGGCTGCGGCCTTTATCGAAATAAAAGCAAAGCCATCGTGGCTGCCAGCCGCATCATCGCGGAGCAATACCAGGGCCAAGTCCCGGCCCGCCGGGACGAGTTAGAAAAACTGCCCGGCGTGGGTAGAAAGACCGCCAATGTGGTGCTGGGGGTTGCCTTTGGTCAACACACTCTGCCGGTGGACACCCACGTCCATCGGGTTGCCCGCCGCCTTGGCCTGGCTTCCGGCAAAACGCCGGAATTGACTGAACAAGAGTTATGTGCCGTCATACCTCCCCCATTATGGCAGCCCACCCATCACAGAATAATTCAACACGGCAGAAAGGTCTGCCTGGCCCGCCGACCTCGCTGCTGCCGGTGCTTTTTATCAGACCTCTGCCCGGAGAACAGTCAAAGGGGGGAATCCTCATGCATATCGTTTTAG
- a CDS encoding CoA-binding protein, whose product MQCNLFSAFPNPDDEKIKELLTKCKTIAIVGLSDKPHRDSFQVASYLQSQGYRIIPVHPRVKEVLGEKAYKSLAEIPDQVDLVNVFRKSEETPNVVREAVPLKPAAVWLQLGIINDDAAQLAAQAGLQFVQNRCIKVEHARLLGHA is encoded by the coding sequence GTGCAGTGCAATCTTTTTTCAGCTTTCCCCAACCCTGACGATGAAAAAATCAAAGAACTGTTAACTAAGTGCAAAACTATTGCCATTGTGGGACTGTCGGACAAACCCCACCGGGACAGTTTTCAAGTGGCATCCTACCTGCAGTCACAGGGCTACCGAATCATTCCCGTGCATCCCCGGGTTAAAGAAGTTTTGGGCGAAAAAGCCTATAAATCGTTGGCAGAGATCCCAGATCAGGTGGATCTGGTTAATGTGTTTCGCAAAAGCGAAGAAACACCCAACGTGGTGCGGGAGGCCGTCCCCCTAAAACCGGCAGCGGTCTGGCTCCAGTTAGGCATTATTAATGATGATGCCGCTCAGTTGGCGGCCCAGGCAGGATTGCAGTTTGTGCAAAACCGCTGCATTAAAGTGGAGCATGCAAGGCTGTTGGGCCATGCGTAA
- a CDS encoding LysO family transporter, whose translation MIPVLLAVALGILVGHFNLLAVQPKAHERFTTGCLLVMLLAMGAQLGTNEKLLANLTGLGWQALVLAAGAIIGSVALVRPVENYLARLTDRRPAGQ comes from the coding sequence ATGATACCTGTGCTGCTTGCCGTGGCCCTGGGTATACTGGTGGGCCATTTTAATTTATTGGCGGTTCAGCCAAAAGCCCACGAACGCTTTACCACCGGCTGTTTACTTGTCATGCTGTTGGCTATGGGGGCTCAACTGGGCACCAATGAAAAGCTGCTGGCCAATTTAACCGGTCTTGGCTGGCAGGCCCTGGTGCTGGCCGCCGGTGCCATTATCGGCAGTGTGGCGCTGGTACGGCCGGTCGAAAACTACCTGGCCCGGTTAACCGACCGCCGGCCGGCCGGTCAGTAA
- a CDS encoding lysine exporter LysO family protein, translated as MTWLIPGSVILGLALGHWLMPDRLAEHLDAITRTALYLLLFGIGIDLGRQKEVWRQLWRMGCKILMLPALIAIGSLAGAAVAGWLLGLPFHEATAIGAGFGWYSLSGVLLAEIYNVETGALAFMTNVARELLTFMVVPLVARYIGRFSAVAPGGATAMDTTLPVVTRYAGTEMAVIAFITGSVLSTLVPILVPFLIKLKI; from the coding sequence ATGACCTGGCTGATACCCGGTTCCGTTATTCTAGGCTTGGCGCTGGGACACTGGCTGATGCCGGACCGGCTGGCCGAACACCTGGATGCTATCACCAGAACAGCCTTATATTTGCTGCTTTTTGGTATTGGCATTGATTTAGGGCGGCAAAAGGAAGTATGGCGCCAGCTCTGGCGTATGGGTTGCAAAATCCTGATGCTGCCGGCGCTCATTGCCATTGGCAGTCTGGCCGGTGCGGCGGTGGCCGGTTGGCTGCTGGGACTTCCTTTCCATGAAGCCACGGCCATTGGTGCCGGCTTTGGCTGGTACAGTTTATCGGGCGTCTTGTTGGCAGAAATTTACAATGTGGAAACCGGAGCCTTAGCCTTTATGACTAACGTAGCCCGTGAACTGCTTACATTTATGGTTGTTCCTCTGGTAGCCCGTTATATCGGCCGGTTTTCCGCCGTAGCGCCCGGCGGTGCCACCGCTATGGATACCACTCTGCCGGTTGTTACCAGGTACGCCGGTACAGAGATGGCGGTCATTGCTTTTATTACCGGTTCTGTGTTAAGCACTCTGGTGCCTATTCTGGTACCTTTTTTAATTAAATTAAAAATTTAA
- a CDS encoding CPBP family intramembrane glutamic endopeptidase, translating to MWGISDVVQVFIWRLIIVVLLGRVLLHLWPGASQRLAEVLDRLILLSLTLLWVGRKGAWRHLGLKFTRPGRQILYGLLGGAGLLILAGGTQWVMGKFLAADLSTNPLVKAAAGAQSPGQLLWPLLIGGVLVPATEEIYYRGMAYTAFARRWGTVSGILVSAVFFSLAHLSGLWFVQIAVVGAGLAVIYHLTGSLWPGIIAHGLVNSARLLLVYWSS from the coding sequence ATGTGGGGAATATCAGATGTTGTACAGGTTTTTATTTGGCGCCTGATTATTGTTGTTTTATTGGGCCGGGTGTTGCTTCATTTATGGCCCGGCGCATCACAGCGTTTGGCAGAGGTGCTGGACCGGCTCATCCTGTTAAGCCTGACCCTGTTATGGGTGGGGCGAAAAGGAGCTTGGCGGCATTTGGGTCTTAAATTTACCCGGCCGGGGCGGCAAATCCTTTACGGCCTGCTGGGCGGTGCAGGTTTATTGATCCTGGCCGGCGGTACCCAGTGGGTTATGGGCAAGTTCCTGGCGGCTGATCTCAGTACCAACCCGCTGGTAAAAGCAGCGGCCGGTGCGCAAAGCCCCGGCCAACTGCTGTGGCCCTTACTGATTGGCGGCGTGCTGGTGCCGGCAACCGAAGAAATCTATTACCGGGGCATGGCCTATACCGCCTTTGCCCGCCGCTGGGGCACCGTCAGCGGTATCCTGGTAAGCGCTGTTTTTTTCTCACTGGCCCACCTCAGCGGCCTGTGGTTTGTACAAATTGCCGTGGTAGGCGCCGGTTTGGCGGTAATCTATCACCTCACCGGCTCCCTCTGGCCCGGTATCATTGCCCACGGGCTGGTTAACAGCGCCAGGCTGCTGCTGGTGTATTGGAGCAGTTAA
- a CDS encoding DUF4912 domain-containing protein, with protein MDNFWYWLLGAVALAVLAAILWPRLAKPVRLSRKPDMLQQQPAEEMAAEISPAIQPAKADRSEFKLPRHYGTDRLVALSKDPNWLYAYWEISADQYESYVRRYGEAAWCAARPVLRVYDITGLPEDSPLTAHAAHCCREILIDPYADNWFIEIGQPNRSFFLELGRLLTDGSYLKLLTSNRVSMPGNSVSSLIDEEWMWLEGIYKTVQQVPCGSGSEGRAVKPDLTSQ; from the coding sequence ATGGATAATTTTTGGTACTGGTTGTTGGGAGCAGTCGCCCTGGCTGTGCTGGCAGCAATTTTATGGCCCAGGTTAGCCAAACCGGTTCGGCTGTCCCGTAAACCGGATATGCTGCAGCAGCAGCCGGCGGAGGAAATGGCAGCGGAAATTTCCCCGGCCATTCAGCCGGCAAAGGCCGACCGGTCAGAGTTCAAGCTACCCCGGCATTACGGCACTGACAGGCTGGTGGCTTTAAGCAAAGACCCTAACTGGCTTTATGCTTATTGGGAGATATCTGCCGATCAATATGAATCTTATGTGCGCCGGTATGGTGAGGCCGCCTGGTGTGCCGCCCGTCCGGTCTTGCGGGTATACGACATTACCGGCCTGCCGGAAGACAGCCCGTTAACCGCGCACGCCGCTCACTGCTGCCGGGAAATATTGATCGACCCCTATGCGGACAACTGGTTTATTGAAATTGGCCAGCCCAACCGCAGTTTTTTCCTGGAACTGGGCCGCCTGCTGACCGACGGCAGTTATCTCAAACTGCTTACATCCAACCGGGTCAGCATGCCGGGCAACTCCGTATCATCACTGATCGATGAAGAATGGATGTGGCTGGAAGGGATATATAAAACAGTGCAGCAGGTGCCTTGCGGCAGTGGATCCGAAGGGCGGGCAGTCAAGCCTGACCTTACCTCGCAATAA
- a CDS encoding glycoside hydrolase family 57 protein, with amino-acid sequence MAKGYLAIVLHAHLPYVRHPESEQVLEEKWFYEAVTEAYIPLLEVFNRLAADNIPYRLTFSVSPTLLSMLTDPLMQRRYVHHLAKLIELAGKEESRTYGSVFHPVALMYKEKFRRAYDFFVNRYGGNLARAFQDLQRQGCLEIITCAATHGFLPLMMVNKQAVRAQIETAVNLHSKHFGAEPKGFWLPECGYAQGMEDILQEYGIKYFITDNHGVLFAQHRPRFGNFAPIYCPNGIAVFGRDVESSKQVWSADEGYPGDPDYREFYRDIGYDLEEAYIKDYIHPAGFRTHTGLKYYRITGKVDLADKKPYRPDWAQHKAAIHAGNFMFNREKQVAYLASLMERPPIIVAPYDAELFGHWWFEGPIWLDLLIRQIFTTGSDLQLITLGDYLRLHPRNQVTRPCPSTWGNAGYNQVWLNEKNHWIYRHLHMAADRMTELADLYPRATGLLRRALNQAGRELLLAQSSDWAFIIATGTMVPYAIERTKQHIANFLKLYHAVKSGCLEEDFIFYLEWQNNIFPNIDYRSWRTRAEPYRQVVS; translated from the coding sequence TTGGCTAAAGGATACCTGGCCATTGTTTTACATGCACACTTGCCTTATGTAAGGCACCCGGAAAGTGAACAAGTATTGGAAGAAAAATGGTTTTACGAAGCGGTCACGGAAGCGTACATTCCTTTACTGGAAGTGTTTAATCGGCTGGCGGCAGACAACATACCTTACCGGCTTACCTTTTCCGTTTCGCCAACCCTTTTGTCCATGCTGACCGACCCTTTAATGCAACGGCGCTATGTGCACCACCTGGCCAAACTTATTGAACTGGCCGGCAAAGAGGAGTCCCGTACCTATGGCAGTGTTTTTCATCCGGTGGCCTTAATGTATAAAGAAAAATTCCGGCGGGCCTACGATTTCTTTGTTAACCGCTACGGTGGCAATTTGGCCCGGGCATTTCAAGACCTGCAAAGGCAGGGCTGCCTGGAGATAATTACTTGTGCCGCCACCCATGGTTTCCTGCCCCTGATGATGGTAAATAAACAGGCAGTGAGGGCTCAGATCGAAACTGCGGTCAACTTGCACAGCAAGCACTTTGGCGCCGAACCGAAGGGCTTTTGGCTGCCGGAGTGCGGCTATGCCCAGGGGATGGAAGACATTCTGCAGGAATACGGCATCAAATACTTTATTACGGACAACCACGGGGTTTTATTTGCCCAGCACCGGCCCCGGTTTGGGAATTTTGCCCCGATCTATTGCCCTAACGGGATAGCTGTCTTTGGCCGTGACGTAGAAAGTTCCAAGCAGGTTTGGAGCGCCGATGAGGGTTATCCCGGGGACCCGGATTACCGGGAATTTTATCGGGATATTGGTTATGACCTGGAAGAAGCATACATCAAAGACTATATTCACCCGGCCGGCTTCAGGACTCATACCGGCCTTAAATATTACCGCATTACCGGCAAAGTTGATTTGGCAGACAAAAAACCTTACCGGCCGGACTGGGCTCAACACAAGGCGGCCATCCATGCGGGCAACTTTATGTTCAACCGGGAAAAACAGGTGGCCTATTTGGCTTCTCTGATGGAACGGCCGCCCATCATTGTGGCGCCCTATGATGCAGAACTGTTTGGGCACTGGTGGTTTGAAGGACCGATATGGTTAGACTTATTGATTCGCCAAATATTTACCACCGGCAGTGACCTGCAACTGATTACCCTGGGTGACTACTTGCGTCTGCATCCCCGCAACCAGGTAACCAGACCTTGTCCTTCCACCTGGGGAAATGCCGGCTACAATCAAGTTTGGTTGAACGAAAAAAATCACTGGATTTACAGGCACCTGCACATGGCAGCAGACCGTATGACAGAACTGGCGGATCTTTATCCCCGGGCAACCGGCCTCCTGCGCCGGGCTTTAAACCAGGCCGGCCGGGAACTGCTGCTGGCCCAGAGCAGTGACTGGGCTTTTATTATTGCCACCGGTACCATGGTGCCGTATGCCATTGAGAGAACCAAACAGCATATAGCCAATTTTTTAAAACTGTATCATGCTGTTAAATCCGGTTGTCTTGAGGAAGACTTTATTTTTTACCTGGAATGGCAAAACAATATCTTCCCGAACATTGATTATCGCAGCTGGCGCACCCGGGCAGAGCCCTACCGGCAGGTTGTTTCTTAA